In Nocardia sp. NBC_01327, the genomic stretch CGTAGGCGACCACGTTGGGGTCCACATGCCGCGCGGCCGCGGGCAGGTGGTGGCCATCCTGGGCGCTCTGCTCGCCGGCTGTGTGTTCATCCCACTGGATCGCGGGTTGCCCAACGGTCGCCTCGACAGAATAACGCGTCAATCCGGCCTTCGATTCGCCGTGACCGACGGCGAAGGGAGTGTCGTCGACCACTGGCGCCGCCGCGGTGTTCGTCCCATCGCGATTCCAACTTCCGTGCCCCCTCGGTGGCGGCGCCAGGCGCCACACCGCGCTTCGCCCGACGTGGCATATGTGATCTTCACGTCGGGGTCCACCGGTGAGCCGAAAGGTGTTGTCATCAGGCATGCTGCGGTGCTCAATACGCTGGACGCCGTCAACGACCTGATCGGACTCGATACGGCAGACAGTGTGCTGTCGGTGTCCTCCATCGGCTTCGATCTGTCGGTGTACGACCTGTTCGGTCCGCTGCTGGTCGGTGCCACCGTGGTGCTGTTGTCCGAGGACACCGCCCGAACACCCGCAGCTTGGACGCGGTCGATCACCGAACATGCAGTGACGGTGTGGAATTCCGCCCCTGCCCTCGCTGCGCTGCTCTCGGAGGAGGGTGCGGCACTACCTTCCCTGCGTGCATTCATGCTCAGTGGCGACTGGATTCCACTGAGACTGCCTGGGGCGCTGCAACGGGTGTCTTCGGACGCGGAAGTGATCAGTCTCGGTGGCGCCACGGAAGGCTCGATCTGGTCCATATTTCACCGCATCAGTCCTTTGGACTGCACCGGTCGGTCGATTCCGTATGGGAAACCTCTATCCAGCCAAGATATTCTCGTGCTGGACGTGCAGCGTCGAGTGTGCCCGGACTGGCACATCGGCGAGATCTACATCGCGGGGGCGGGAGTCGCCGAGGGCTATCTGAACGACCCGGAAAAAACTGCCGCCGCGTTCATCGATGACCCCGAGCACGGGTGGATCTACAAGACCGGTGACCGCGGTCGTCGCGGCCGGGACGGTGTCATCGAGTTCCTCGGCCGTGTCGATAACCAGGTAAAGGTCAACGGCTACCGGGTCGAACTGGGCGAAATCGAGTCGCTGCTCAACACACTGGAATACATACGCCACAGCGCGGCTTGTGTGGCTGACGACGGCGGTGGCGTCATCGCCTGCGTGATCCTGTCGTCAGACGCCCCGACAACGTGGCGCGAGAAATGCATGACCGTGCTGCGGAACGAATTGCCTTCGTACATGGTCCCGTACGCACTCGTCGAGATCGACGAGATCCCGCTGACGAGCAATGGGAAGGTCGATCAGCGTCGATTGCGCGCGGCCGCACCGGCGGTCAACGCCGTCGCGGTGTCGTCCACTCCCCGCAAAAGTGGGATCCACGTCCAGGAGGTAGCAGCCTGCTGGACGGAGATCGTTGGGCACGCCCCGGGCGCGGAGGGCTTCTTCGACTCTGGAGGCAGCTCTCTGGACGCCATCCGGCTGCTGTCCCTACTTCGGAGCAGATCGGGATACGAGGTCCCGTTCGGGTGGTTCGTCACTGATCCGACGGTGACGGGGCTCGCGACGATGTGCGCGAACATGCGGCCGGCCGAGAGTTCGGCAGTATGGAGCTTCGTCCCCAGACGGGTAGCGAGCCCACGTGGCCGGGTGATCTTCTTCCCTCCAGTGGGTGGCGGTATCGCGTGCTATTCCAGGCTGATCCGAAGTCTGGCTGGAGATCTTGACGTTCACGTGCTCGGTCTCGACCGCCCGTTGGACATGTCTCCGAATGTCGATCCGACGTTGGCGGATCTCGCAGAACACTGCCTGCAGCAACTCGAAACGACGGTCGCAAACTCGGATGTGCCCTGTGTGTTCGTCGGCTGGTCATTCGGCGGTGCACTCGCCGTCGAGGCCGCACGGTCGGCGCCGCACCCGGTGGCCAGGGTCGTCGTGATTGATACCCCGGTATCGAAGACCTCCCGCCAGTGCGCAGATACCGAATCGGCGATGCTCGCCGGATTCATCAGCGATATCAGGCAAGCCGGTGGCGTGGTCGTGTCCGCAGCAGACGTGAGCGCCGATCCTGCCTTGCGGAGCAGGTTCGAGGTGTATCAGCAAAACATGCTGTTACTGCGGGACTGGCAGGCCCGCCCAACAGCAGTACCGCTTGTGGAACTCCGAGCCGCAGTTGGACCGGCGGAGGCGCATCTGTGGGCGTGGCAAGCGATTTCAGGCACCATGCACAGCATCGTGTTGAGCGGCGGACATTTCGATGTGTTCGAGAAAGACAACGCGCAGCGCGTGCGAAACGAGATCGAAGGTGGATTTCTGTGAACGAATCGACGGTATGTGAGGCAATCGCCGGCGAGCTGAGTACCCGCGGCTACCAACTTGATCCAGAGGAGTACAGGACAGATCTGATCAGTGCCGGAGTTAATTCCGTGAACTTGGTACGGGTCCTCACTGCCCTCGAGGAACTATTCGATATCGAATTCGAGGCTGCGGGATTCTTCGCGGAACCGGTGACGGTGGAACGCCTCGCAGCCGAGATCATCGAACACGCGGCGCGGAACGTGACGAGATGACAATGACTCAGCCTCAACAAGATTGGGCGCTAGTGGGCCGGGCGAGTGATATCGCGACGCTGGCCGGCCGGCATGCGGACAAGGCTGAAGCGGCGCGAACACCCGACCCGGTTGTCGCAGCCGCGGTTGTTGCAGCCGGCTTCGCGCGCCACTTCGTGCCGCAGCAGTTCGGTGGTTCCACCGGTACTTTCGCGGAGCTGAAGCAGGCCGCTACCACCATCGGCGCGGAATGCCCGGCAACCGCATGGTGCGCCGTACTGGCCGCGCTCATGGCTCGGGCTGCGGGGGCATTGCCAGCAGAGGGGCAAGCTCTGCTGTGGGCGGGAGGCCCGGATGTTCTCATTGCCGGTGGTGTGACACCCAGGGGAACAGCGACTGCTGTCGACGGCGGTTGGTTGTTGTCCGGTGCCTGGCCGACGGTTTCGGGATCGGAAGGTGCCGATTGGGTGCTGCTCGCGGCCGCCGTACATGTGGCCGGCGGCCGTGCCGACCGGGTATGTCTGGTGCCGCGGTCGGCAGTTCGGATCGAAAGGTCCTGGGACAGCATCGGAATGCAGGGCACCGGCAGCCACACCGTAGTTGTCGATCAGGTTTTCGTGCCGGGCGAGATGACCTTCTCATCCAGTCTCCTCGGCGAGATCGATTCTGCGCCTGTAGGTCCGGATGGACGCGCGGTGCCGCTTCTCGCTGTCAACACCCT encodes the following:
- a CDS encoding non-ribosomal peptide synthetase, which gives rise to MTEYSMATMPSGISLSPIQRAYLVGDQDGLELRSPARYYLACDVDVSCVGDIQRRLDHLVGENPILRMYVGNDLTPTPVAGESTIPIAVLEATRRTFDTIDRAVVDEFRSDALEFDGWPQMRISVVRSSERARVHLVYAMWLMDGTSLARFLEGLFSPDAEDSAGCAATDEVSSRQRDRDEKYWRAVASTLPEAAELPLPPGWRQSSRAVSHKTLQIDMASADALVKRGREHGLTVPMILLAVYGILLGSVGGGRSHTVTIVQSQRHRQNIGSAIGNFGSTVPLAIPALEGRDFVALAREVQGRFLEQSFHPSLSGIEIAILADPSGSRRRLAYPFAFTAVELDSKREAAIGVRRDWDSIQMRVPQVLLDHQVGIDTDGSIRLGFDWRTEAFDEGFISDFIEQYARAVAQLATDGDAWIRSNDRAPSAPIGTRSVVPGTATLHQRVMEMVARMPDAPAVRDDDGVLTYAMLADAAANVAERLVTGGAAVGDHVGVHMPRGRGQVVAILGALLAGCVFIPLDRGLPNGRLDRITRQSGLRFAVTDGEGSVVDHWRRRGVRPIAIPTSVPPRWRRQAPHRASPDVAYVIFTSGSTGEPKGVVIRHAAVLNTLDAVNDLIGLDTADSVLSVSSIGFDLSVYDLFGPLLVGATVVLLSEDTARTPAAWTRSITEHAVTVWNSAPALAALLSEEGAALPSLRAFMLSGDWIPLRLPGALQRVSSDAEVISLGGATEGSIWSIFHRISPLDCTGRSIPYGKPLSSQDILVLDVQRRVCPDWHIGEIYIAGAGVAEGYLNDPEKTAAAFIDDPEHGWIYKTGDRGRRGRDGVIEFLGRVDNQVKVNGYRVELGEIESLLNTLEYIRHSAACVADDGGGVIACVILSSDAPTTWREKCMTVLRNELPSYMVPYALVEIDEIPLTSNGKVDQRRLRAAAPAVNAVAVSSTPRKSGIHVQEVAACWTEIVGHAPGAEGFFDSGGSSLDAIRLLSLLRSRSGYEVPFGWFVTDPTVTGLATMCANMRPAESSAVWSFVPRRVASPRGRVIFFPPVGGGIACYSRLIRSLAGDLDVHVLGLDRPLDMSPNVDPTLADLAEHCLQQLETTVANSDVPCVFVGWSFGGALAVEAARSAPHPVARVVVIDTPVSKTSRQCADTESAMLAGFISDIRQAGGVVVSAADVSADPALRSRFEVYQQNMLLLRDWQARPTAVPLVELRAAVGPAEAHLWAWQAISGTMHSIVLSGGHFDVFEKDNAQRVRNEIEGGFL
- a CDS encoding acyl carrier protein, giving the protein MNESTVCEAIAGELSTRGYQLDPEEYRTDLISAGVNSVNLVRVLTALEELFDIEFEAAGFFAEPVTVERLAAEIIEHAARNVTR
- a CDS encoding hydrolase, whose product is MTMTQPQQDWALVGRASDIATLAGRHADKAEAARTPDPVVAAAVVAAGFARHFVPQQFGGSTGTFAELKQAATTIGAECPATAWCAVLAALMARAAGALPAEGQALLWAGGPDVLIAGGVTPRGTATAVDGGWLLSGAWPTVSGSEGADWVLLAAAVHVAGGRADRVCLVPRSAVRIERSWDSIGMQGTGSHTVVVDQVFVPGEMTFSSSLLGEIDSAPVGPDGRAVPLLAVNTLIFCLPMLGAAHGALRQWQRLIGAKMSGRHVENDPALAHYAAVFARSSSEIDTAGLILDRVVMVADSAAIVGRTEVARNQRDCAFAAGLLVDAVDRLFRASGTSGHSAGVALQRFWRDIHTAGAHAALQFDTAAAAYAREGLTAIV